CTAGAGTTTTATGATAGAGATAAACAATGCCCAAATGTTGTGGCCTTGGAGAATCCAAATTACATGTAATTTGGATTCTCTTTATTGTAATCTACATCTGAATAGATAGGTTGAACTGCATTTATATTTCTACCTTGAACACTGATTTTGCTTTGGGAATCCGAAAACAATGATGGTTCCGAAAACGCAGCTAAAGCTTGAGCAGTAGTAATTCCATATATGATGTTATTAAATAACTCAGCGAAGTGCGTTTTTGTCATGTGAGGTTTAGTGGAATACACTCCGAATCTTTGACCAATACCATAGATTATTTCCCAAGTAACGCCACCAAAGAATGCTCCCTTTAATGTTGGGTGATCATTTCCTGTTTTTTGAAATAATAGTTTTAATGGGTAGGCTAATGTAGCCCCCGTTATTAAATGCGTTATTTGGCCTAACCAGAAGTTCTTTGATTGGTTTGTCCTAAACGGACGCACATAAATAGAACCAGCGATATGTCCATAAAGGGCTTCGGTTTTCTTTGCTCTCCAAAATAATAAGTTTGAAGCATCCATCGCTAAGGTTCCTAATAAACCTGATAATAAACTAACTGCCAGGGAATCTTTGATTTTTAGAGCCCTTTGTATTGTTTTTAAAAATCCAAATAGATTGTTTAATTGCGCCATTGGTTTATCCTCCTTTATGCTTTTCTCCTAGACATAGAATTCCTCTTTAAATGAAAAAAATTCACAGGACAAAATTAATATAAAGGCCCTAAAGAGCACAAGAAACTCCACCATTTGCGGTGAGGTCGGGACTAAAAAGAAGATTGAATATAATGCCATAAATCTATTATGCCTAAAATTGGTTAGAAATAAAAAGCATTTGGGAGCTAAATGATTGTGGATTTTAATGCTGTGAAAGAACAATCAGATAATCTATTTGAAAAGCTTCATGAAACTCACATTGAGTTTTATTATCTTTGGCGTAACCATATTCTATTCACATGGCGATGGTAGTTATCCGTGCTATTAATTATTCTTCCCTGGACTATTTGGTTTTTTGTTCCCATATTATTTGTCATATACCTTATTGCAAATTGTTTTTCATTGGGGAAGGACTTTGCTAATCTAAAATAATTGATAGTCCAATAGATAATAATCATAAATAAACTGAATGTGGAATTAAGTATTATCGAAAATTTGAATTTCTGCTTCCACTATAGATATGGTGTAACACAATCCGTAAGAATTTTTCCATTGACAACGCTTATCCTCTCCTTTTGGATACGATAACCTAAATTACGTACAGCAGCATAAATTCTATTTCTTTCTATATTTAAGCTAAATTTGTCAATCAGCCATGATTTGGCTCTTTTTATTTTCCCCCTCAAGGTTTGTCACCCTTGTCCTAGGATTGAATAATATGTACTAAGGCTTGGATAGGGGGTAGAATAATGGATCGTAGGATATCGGTAATGGATTTTGTACGTTTGTCCCTTGAGTCAAACCTATTCTTTTTACGCATTATGAAGGAACATTCGTTTTTCCTTGAAGCAGGGTTTTTGCCAAAGGATTCAAACTTAGCCCGTCAAGCTGACCTATTTAAGGAACAATTCGATGCGCTTTTACGGGAGGCTGTAAGTTTAGCTAATAGAAATGTCAGTAGAGTGGTCCTTTCTTCCGGGGAAGTGGTATCTGACAAGACCCTCAGAGCAGAGCAAAAAACGATCGAACTTTCAGGCATAGCAATCGATACCGAATTAACTTCAGAGGAACTAAGGCTTGAGCCTTGTGTTCCAAGCCCGAGACTAGAGACCGCCGTAGCAAACTTGAATCAACGAGCTATCGCCTTGACCCAAGAGCTAATTTAGTTTAAAACTAGAATTCTTAATGAAATTCTAAATTGCACTTTATTTACGTCTAACTTTCCCTTGTTAATTGACCACATCAGACGGAAGCAATATTCTTTGTTGAACAGTTGCAACGTCTACAAAGAAGGGAACAGGTTGATCTTACCCGGGAAATTATTGCGGAAAAGGTCTTTTGGGATAGAATAATGAAAGAATATGCTCAATTTATCGCTCACTTACTAGATCAACCGAAGTCGCTTTAATAGATACTGCTGATGAGTTTGCAGATTTATTTACTTTACTTCAAGCTAAAGTTCAGAGAATAGAGAAAAATATTTTTGCTCAGCTTTTACTTGGAGGTTTAATCAGAGAAGAAACTAGAGCAACCAGGGAAATAAGGGATTTCAAAGCAACTGCTACCGAGGGGCTTTTAGCTTGTCAGATAAGATCAATAATAATCCCGCTGTTAGGAGACCACGTGCTTTAGGGAGGCTAATCATTTTTTAAGAATCCTAACAAATCCACGTAGCTTACGCTAATATTATCTGGCGGGATGAAATTTATAATCCACCTTTATAGTCTCAATGGACAAGGCCCTTTTGTACCCTCATTTCTTTCCTTATTCATTCTATCACGACCCCATCCGTATCCCGCTCCTTAATTCAAAAACAAAATGCGTTGGCGTGAGAATTTCTATCTTCTCAACCACGCATTAAATATTTCTTCATCGAACTCTTCCAATAGTGAATCCCAGCTGTTTATTGTCTCTATGATTTCATCAAACCTTTGTTTCAAACCGTCCTTTGATTCGATTACCTTATCATACACCAATCTTTTCTTCCGTACCTCCCCCAGTTCTTCAGTTATGCTTTTGTACTCCTCATTATAAACCTCAGAATCGACGTTATTGCCTACCTGAAACCGGATAAGGTTCTCACCTCAATTATTCCAGCTCTGAGGCCATTTCCGTGAGCATTACGGTTTGGATCTGGCCGCGGTTCTTGTCGACCGAGTCCCTCAGAAACTGATTCCCTGGGACATACCGACCATTTCTTGTGGTGAATCCATAGTCGGCAAAGTGAGCGTACCAGCCCTCTGGCCCTGAGCCTATGCTACACTGACTTGCCCGTTTTTTGCTTTTCTTTTTTTAGTTTAAGGCCTTGAGAGTCCCTGGTTCGTGGGCGTACCTGCCGTTTGTCCACTCTGTTCCTTCAGGGCAATTTGCTTTGGCGTAGGCCAAGGCGATTTTTGCGCCCTTTCTTGTGGATGAGGTCAATACCTTTGCTGGGGCCTCTCCCACTTCTTCAAAGTGCCTTTTGACATCTTTAATTCAATGATCGAGTTGGATATTAAGCAATCACCTCAGTACACATTAAGTGTATTTCCCGGTGGCTTTCATTAATATCTACCACCGAGATAATGTTAAAGTAACGAGCCTTGTCGAATTTAACTCGCATTTTTGGTTTGTTTGGGCCCTATACCTGATCTTGATCCGGTGGGTGATTTCGGCGTTGACTTGCTGGGCTGCATAATACTCTCGACCACTCAGGGGCTCGATCGAGGCCCAAATGCCCGATAAAAAAGCCACAGGTGATATCCTGACTGAAACTCCGCGCGCACTTGCAGCATAATCTTGAGTTTCAGTCAGTGTTGTCACAACCCCGGCGGAGTGCTTATAAGTGACCAAATTAACGGTTTGAAGATTGCCCTTAGGTAATTCAATCACTCGACTTGGCCAATTATCAAAGCTCAGTTGCCACACCTGCATGATATAGGCGCGGTTCTGAACCCCTTCACAATATTCACGGGAAGCAATAATTAAGAGATAGTCATCTTCGGAGGTATCTATCACATCGTCCAGTCTGAGATAATTCTTTACTTCCCGAATCTCCAAGGGTTCAAGAGTTGTCTTTAAGACTAAATTCATGGCACCCTTCCTGTTGTCGATAACGACATCGTTAAATCATAAGGGGCTGTAACAAAACTGTTTCAGTTTGTTACAGCCCCCCTTTATTTGATCCATTTGTCAAACCTCTACAAATGGTTTCCCTAAAAACCGTTGCTAGAAACGCATCTTATTGGAACGAAGGCGAAGGCTGTTGGTTTGTCCAACCTGACTTTAGCTGGTTTTGTTGATTCATACTTTGCTGCACTTGTTGACCCTGACTTTGCTGCATTTGTTCTTGTTGACTCATATTTTGAAGTTGTTGTTGAGCCTGTTCGATAAAGTTATTCATTTGATTAAGAACCTGGGTGGATTGAATATATTGATCTGCTTGACTCAAAGCTTGTATGCCTTGCTGGATAGATTGCTGTAATTGATTAAAAGCTTGCTGTTGCTGTTGTTGCGATTGGGTCTTAAATTGAGTCATGTGTTGTACTAATTGGTTTAATTGTTGTTGCCCTTGAGCTTGAACTTGAGTTTGTTGGATTTGATTCTGTGAAGACTGTTGAATATTTTTTAAGCCGGAGAAGGCTTGCTCCATCTGCTGTAATTGATTTTTCAGCTGTGTTAATTCAGTAGCTACCTCCATATCAATCCCCATATCTTTCGATGCAATTGTTTTAATTTCTTTAATTTCA
This sequence is a window from Desulfosporosinus sp. Sb-LF. Protein-coding genes within it:
- a CDS encoding DUF2935 domain-containing protein — its product is MDTADEFADLFTLLQAKVQRIEKNIFAQLLLGGLIREETRATREIRDFKATATEGLLACQIRSIIIPLLGDHVL
- a CDS encoding phage head closure protein — its product is MNLVLKTTLEPLEIREVKNYLRLDDVIDTSEDDYLLIIASREYCEGVQNRAYIMQVWQLSFDNWPSRVIELPKGNLQTVNLVTYKHSAGVVTTLTETQDYAASARGVSVRISPVAFLSGIWASIEPLSGREYYAAQQVNAEITHRIKIRYRAQTNQKCELNSTRLVTLTLSRW